The Coccinella septempunctata chromosome 6, icCocSept1.1, whole genome shotgun sequence genome segment tttttttaattccaaCCTTAATTTGTCGTGCTAGAATTGGATAGAACTCTTgctgctgaggatgatttgatcATTTATGGGGTTTTTTCGAGGGTTTTTTATACTAGAGTGTTGAAAAAGTTTGCAATTACAAAAATTGATGACCCTGTAAtagatttgttttttattcagTGAAATAGATGTTCGAATTGAGCACCATAAGTCCATAAGCGACTATACGCATTGTCCCAAGACTGATAATGCTCAGAGAAGATAAGCAGAACACTGAAAATGTTTGTGATGGACTTCAAAATACGTAAAAAAAGGTGAAATTCGAATTCAGTGAGTTAAAGGTTGAACATTTCATCTCTTCAAAAAGGGTGAATAGAAAacccatcaatgaccaaatcatcctcagccaCACAAAAATAAGAGCTGCGTTAATTTAAATTATACTTTACTTGTTACTAGTTCACATCagtttcaattgattttgatcTTCAGATTTGtttagaaaattatttcttttgaTCTTCTACATAATATCAAGCAACACTGCGCTCTTGTTTCTATGAATTTTACAGGTCAGCTTCGAGGTCAGATATGGAGGTATAAGGAAAATTATACCAAGAATTTCTATATATGTATTATCGAAATTTAGATTTGCGTTATCAAGTTGAGAACTGTACCAAAATAAGAACCGGATGATGCGAAAAAGCAACATGCTGCATCAGCATCAATAAATTCGTTTTTCTCAAAACGCAAAAAACAAAATCGGCAGCAGGCAATTTAAAATATTAATAGTACCCTCTGATTctaaaaaaattcgaatattgtACTATGAAAATTATCTTGAATCACTTCGAAGAAGATAGAAGAATAAAGAAAGTCGTTTTAtgtttctttcttctttttccaCTCATGATCGAATATTCttcaaaataaatatgaaactGCTAGTATAGCTATGTCTTGAACATCTAGAACTCATTTAAAAATCACCAAAGTCCTGATGAATAAGCAATTATTAACCTTTTATAAATTCCGATACCATAAAGAAAAAACATGCTAGGAAACCATCGATATTATATAGGAGTTAATCAACTTATTCGATAATTATCAGTCTTTGAGTATTAATTGGATAATTCTACAGCATCCGACTTGTATAGGTTGGTAATTGGGTTTCTTTCGTACAATACGTTTGATACAGAATAAATTATTCCAAACACGAAGGACTTCTTTTCTTCGATGGGAATAGACTAATGAATAATACCAAAAGATCGAATCGGATTTATAACGACACACATATTGTGAAAGATTAAAGATTGCCTTCACCCTAATTCTATTCAAATATCACAATTCATTGATTGATACGTTTGGCAGGTTGGATATCTCCGATATAAATATATGAAACAGATCATTATCAAAACTCTCAGAAATACAGGCTAAAATTATCATTTTAGTTCTTATCCTCTCGTTCTTACGAAAATTGTTCGAATGCATAATGTTTAAAATCTAAGATCAATCTCAAGCAATAAAGTAATTAATCTTACGAGCATCTAATGCAACTTCCATGTTCGTCAAGCTACACCAAAGGTAAAAAGTTTGTCAACAACTTCAATAATCTACCGACATCGCATTTCTCATTTCCCAGAACTCTTTCATTATTGTTGAATTATTTCACGATTAAACTGCGTTATGAAACATCTCGTGACTCCCAAGTATGCAACTCTTGGACTCAACACAAACAACTTGTGTAATAAGGGACGTATTACCATAAAATCTGGGGCAACCATTCAACAGCTTTTGTGGTATAATATCCATTTTGGATATTGCTGCAAGACTGTTCATAATGAACTTGAACCTGAGCAATATCCGTGAATATCAGTGAAAGAGTGCCTAGAAGTAGAAACATCCATTTATTCATAATGGCTGGGGGTCATAGTGGATTGAGTAATGTTATATTATTTTTAGAATGTGTGATTCATTTGAAGGAATAGTCTTAGCGATAACATCGAAGAACTATCGAGTAGAGCTTCCTCGGGGGAAAAAATATGGCAGCATAGATTGAGGATGAAATAGGTGAACGAAGCCAGATTGACATCGTCCTTATTGTCAGTGACATACAGAGGTCAATAGAGAAGTTTTAACAAATACCTACATTCCATTTTTTTCCAGATTTTTTGTCTATTTTTGTCCCAAATAATTTCGGTAACATCCTAATTTGCGTGAAACTTGGAAAGgttcatttagaaaatcattCTATTCATCACAAATTCCGATTGAAAATAGTATAAATGATTTATAATTAAGTTGGCCAGAATCGACTGAAACCAGCTTCGCTTCACCTCATTGTCTCATATTTAGACACTCATCAAAATTCATCACACCTCCGAGACTTTCCACCCCATAAAACtgaaatatagaatataatatttTCGGGGCCATTCTATCAGACCTGGGCAAAAAATTCAGGAGATACGTAAACTTCGCAGGTCTCGGAGGAACGGCTAAGTTGATTCAAGAAATTTGCAAGTGAAATGGAACTTGATAGGCTTCCTTCAGGGTTGGATAGAGTTGAAAAGGTGTTAAGGTAGACCTCATCTATTCAGTGAATAAGATGCTGTTCAGAGAATTCTCTATATACATTCAAGTATGAATTGACTCACGGATCTAGAACTTAGCTTTAAGGAAAATGCATAactgaaaataatgaagaatgataatTATTCAGTCGACTTCGTTATAATTAAATTAGTCAATTACACTAAATTAAACAACCATCATTTTTCCAGTCTTTATCATACTTTGATGACCGGACTGAATTCTCATCATTTTCTACGAAGAATGTAATTTTAAGCATAAAACTAGAATGTCCAAAAAGTTTGACACAGAACCGTTTTTACTACTATGAGAAAAAGGTTAATCCAGAAATtacaaaaaacaaacaaacaaaaactaaatatttttttgatttttgaagaaaGATAGCCAATTTTCTGACATAAGCCTCAATTCAAATCCAATATATGAGTAAGTTGcatgaaaaaatgtgaaaaaaataagataaattcaacaaattctcgaaaattttgtttttgaaacgAAAGTGCCAAATAATTATTAACAATTCGAAATTACACTGCTCAAAATATTAAGTGGATTATGGAGATAACCTCCATGAAGTGGATATACGAAAAAATACGAATATTTTTCAAGTTTACATACGTGTATTTTTTTTATCGTCAGTTGTATATAATTGCAAATACTTAATTCTATTTATAACtttctttctgaattacaattgacggtttctgaaataaatgtgcctgaaatgaatttcaaatgatcagtttttaaaattaaATTGACTTATCTCAATTACATTTGATGctttctgaaataaatttgaCTAATCtgcaatacgaggatatattatattgaaaaattcttagccaaacaaatttcaatgccaaaatattttattaatcaacataatcttcttttaattggatacatttattacagcgaacctgcaatgtctctagaccttaaaaaaaatgtttcttcttgctctgcaaaccagacctccacagcttttattacctcctcgttggaagaaaatttacgaccttataaactttttttcagttgaagaaagagatgatagtcggatggagccaaatatggtgaataaggggggtgttctagtaattcgaatCCTAAATCACTTTTTGGCATGGAAACATGAGGTTTGTGTGCAGATGCGTTGTCCTGTGaaaataaaacacctttggatagctttccgcgtcttctctctccaatttttttccatagagtggtcactaatatcgaatagtaatttctGGTTACTGTTCTACACtcttacccaaaaaatcaatcatgattactccatgcactgaaaacttttccagcagatttttggacaagaaacttcttaggtcttggagaaccagagtgtcgccattccatcgattgttgctttgtttctggatcgtagaaatgtacccaagtctcatccatagtaacaattcggtttaagaagtctacatcgttttcaaatcgagcacagatcgaacgcgatccttctacccttgcacgcttttggtcaacatacaAACATTTGGGTagccattttgcagcaatttttctcatgtccaaattgacgtgaactatatgatgaacgcgtttgtatgaaatattcagtgcttcagatacctgttttagctcaattcgacggtctgatgaaatcatgtaatgcactgcatcgatattttcggggactgacacagaaactggccttcccgatcgttcatcatcttcaatagaaaatttacctcttttgaagcttgcagtcgtatacgaaagacattgatcatcaagggtattaagcatatcttcgtaaacccctttaaatataggtacttgatgtTGGCTCgatatactccaatttttcgattttcacaatttcgctggacatcttctttcttttaatttattgcgtaattctggtttactttttttacctcaaacttgacactgatacttctaatgagtcaTTGTTCGATGCtatgataacgcaatattttttttatgcatggatctggtctaggctaactagatatcaatacatcctcgtacaagtGATGAActgattatttctgaattacaactggaatTTCCATTGTAGCTCCTAAACTAAATTCCTTCCCTATAGGGAAAAAATCTAGATTAGTTATAAAAAAGTCTTAAATTAATGAACACAAatcttttcttcatattttactATTACAATGTATTATTACATACGGTATTTCTATCTGTGAGCGTAATGATCCGTATAAAGCATAATCACCCCCATTACCGGCGATCCTTTTCTCCCTATTATCACGAATAAGATGTTTCCAAATTTCCCACATTCGTTTCCATGAATGTCCCCATCAGACTTGGAAATATGTTAACACAGGCTCCAGGCAACCGTAAAGGATAGGGCGGAGGGGTCATCTGGACGAACTTGAACTTCGTTCCACCCGAGGATATAACCAGGAAGTCCGTCATAAAATGTAAGATAATCGAATTGATCAAATTGTAGATATGGACTTCGTGGTGGATTTCCTCGTCTCTTTTCATTTGGGGTTAAAGTGGAGCTGGCGTTAGCCGCTTTCCCGACTGAAGTAATGTATATTCGTTTCACGAAAATAATCACTTGCGTGGGTTGCAATGCCGCTTATGCTTCCTCGCAATCTGAATGGAAAAGTAATCTTTCTTGTATTTCTGCTCATTCATTCGTGAAGAGCTTTCCAATATTCTAATAGCATGATAAGGAAATTATGTGGGACGAGAAAATGGGGGAAATGAAGATGGGACTAACTTCTAATGTATGGAGTGACACAAACTAGTGGgtgacacagattacagattctAACTACGTAGGTAGATACTCTAATAGTGAGTTTATGCAGCGTTCTCAAGAACTTTAAGACCTAAGACTAACTGTTCAACAATAATGATGTAACGAGAGCTTTAATACAAGGAgggtggcctattagacgtttacggattgttctgaaaatttgtacGTTTTTACTAGGGTTtcgcttctgatctatctgaataaaatatatattttcaatgtttttcaatGACGTAGCCGCTTATACGAAAAATACttcaaacttcgttatttcaaatgggacaccctatttaGTATAACTTTATTCGCTTCTCTATCTATCCCCAACTGAGTATTTTCGTTAAGTACTTCCCTATCCTTATCCCTGATACTTTCGGAGATATTAACGGATTTCCGAAAATAATAGCCAAAAACATGGATCCAATggaaaagaaatattttgggaagttgaattttttaaaatagGTCACCGAGATCTTCAGGATGAGTTTCGTGATATGCAGGCTGTTCCAAAATTCTCTGTCTTTTCACTGGACACAAAAACAATGcaaagttgattttttcaaatggacacCCTAGATTTATCTGATATTGTCAGAGAAATTCAAAATACGCATCTCAGGATGTACTTGTCATGTTCCTACATGAAACCTCATGGTTTCGAGAATAAAGTCAAATTCCTATGAATGTGAAGGTTTTCAGCGTTCGACTGCTGTTGCCACCGTAGAATTACTGCCACGTTAATTTGTGAAAttctaaaatcattgaaaactcgACTGAAGGTGTTTGCCTCATTCATACAAGGAGTTGTGTTTGTTAGATGAAATTAGCAATGCATTGTGAAAACCCTCACTTTCATAGGATAACTGTTAATATCTCCGAAAATGTAAGGAATAGGTATAGCAGaaacaaaaatactcagatagTGATAGAGGTGCGAATAAAGTTATAACAAATAGGTTATCCCACTTGAAatagatcagaagcgtaaaTCCTAGTACCCAAATGTTCGAAACAATGCTATGATCTGTTCtccgtaaacgtctaataggccacccaCCGCGAGACAGCCTGTATACAACTATTCCTAAGACCTaagaaccaaagattatagtctatatatctataatctttgctaagAACTAATCGTGGATTTACGCAGAGTTCCTAAGACATAAGAAAGGAACCAATATAATTGGTAGACAGTGATCACGTGAAGTCCATCTTCCAATGAGGTTGTTCCTTCCTCTTTGCTTATAAGAAACTTTCCGTAAAGACACTATTAGGTTGGAAAGTACCTACATACTTTTTGTTGTGCAGTGTGAGGCGTATGATGGAGctttaaaacgaaacaaaaagGCGAATGGATCTAAATCCTGAATTGATAGATTCTAGATGCGCAACAGATTGAAACaaataccgtagattcgggtgacttgggattttgaaattcaacttgtcatatttcaaatcggtgacctatttttatgtgAGGTTCTAATATGCTAAATGACtgagactattgattaggatatataccatgcttcagaattagtatataaatcaaaaaaaaaataaaatatacttgtcccaagtcacaaCCGAGTTGGGaagcttgggacacaagttaaaatccattaaTTTcacaactctcaaatgaaatagtgacggtgtatagttttgaaaaatcagaatttgtgattatatagttgaaattcggtaaggaaatcaaattataaacccctattacagcgaaagtaaatatattgcaactcaaatttggaaaaaactaaacaaaacaagggaactttgatttctttcattttttgatgatttctttgtggaaataacgtgaaTAATAATCCtacgaaaaatcggcatatttcctgctgccaatgcgccgcttgtatctattcggcattgtcccaattcaccctatgaaacaacaaaataaattaatgagatccgtgttgccgtttgatttgtaaaaaaccttgtttcatgacatatctaatatcccaatatcccacgtatccagaaaaaaaaattacacatgcacaaattAAAACACATGTAcatacaggacactagaaagtatgagggccataaaaaacgcgcttttactcccCTGAATtggttaatttttcctgtcaattcaaacgttCTGGTCACGACAAACTCAACAGAAATCAATTGTTAAACTAAACGAAAAGGCCCTACACTGTCTtttaagtttgtcccttcaatCATAAAtagtaagaaacaaagaaatctacaaggggggtaattgtcccaagttacaggactgtcccaagctCGGAACATAGACACAAGAAATGGAAattaaacatttgttgttgtctaaagactggagtgagatagttgcttagtgtcgcctaTCACAATTGAAAGTTTACTCtcgtcacgtcaattttccgtagGTACATAAAGAtaggagctatataaatttatttattttacgccactgcctaaagctgcattcacaatcaattcgcgggccgaagtgcacttcggcacgaaattcactattcgcaataatcttggaaccaaatactcaaatgaatcaaaaatgtaactgatcaaaacataagcatcagcatcatctatagccggcacgaaattccttgccgaagtgatagtttgcaacttgcaagaaattttgtcttgaatttcattgtgaatggtaacggagaacgccatctgctaagcttccgtgccgaagtgcacttcggcccgtgaattgattgtgaatgtagctttagtgtcgcgctagacagagaagcatcgaatgtttttaccacaacaaatacattcatagtaAGTCAATGtgcattccatgtatttatattcgggtgtcccaagtcacccgaatctacaggTAACAAAGTAGATAGCTTAAAATGAAGATTGTAAACAAAGAATAAACTCTAATCTTTGGTTGTAAACGTTCCTAGAATCCTCTTAAACCTGTGATTTCCGACTACCCTATAAAAATAAACGTGGTATCAGACAATCAGAACCGATATCCGATATAGAGATCCGTCGAAACTCCTCACCAAGCGTGTCATAAATCCCTCTCAAGCGACCCAAGTTCAAATAAAACGTGGAGAACGagttcaagttcaattattatTTGTAATCAATGCGAATTATCCCCCTGGGATTTAATGAGCGGCCTGGAACATTTAGGAATTTCGCTTGCTGGGCACCGGACATTAAACAGAACGTGCGTGTGGGAGGGAACTTGCTCAAGTTAATACTTTCGGGGATCTGCCATGTCGTTATATAATCCGATCCGGGCTGGTAGCCTGGTTTACGGCCCTTGAAGCCAAATCTTTTTGGAGTGTCGAGGAAGGTCGAAAATGCTCCTTTATCATTTAATTCTGCTCGAGCAGAATTTTCCCATGTTTGCCGATGACGCACGAAGTGGAGGATGAAGATTTCAACCGAGGTCCTAAGTCCTCATTGAATATCGCGGAGTAAGGGCTTAGGGGTaggttttcaaaaattgtatGGTTAAACGCagggaaaaaattaaggatTTTTCAGATCTGAATTCATTTTTCGAGctttaatatttatattcaaaataagGAGAATCATAGGGAGGTACTCAAAGCCTGCAAAAAATGTCAGATTTCAACAAACTTTTTCATCTCATCCACAATAGATAACCAGAACATTGAAGGAGAAGAATTGAGTTCTAAATCAGATGGTTGAATTCCTTGGATTATTGTTCGAAACTCCCAAACTTCCTTGAAAGATGAAAAATTGTGATTGAATGGAGGCAGTCTTGAAAGCATCTGCGGAAGTAGGAAAAACCTTGCGGAAGGAcccttactcgaaaaaaaaatcgattagaTATCATATGGATTCTCTCACCATGAGAATGGTGGGTAAAGAGTTTCCTACGTGTGTCGTGTGTTGTCCTTTACTCTGCAAGATTAACTACAAGTGAACAGAATACGTTCAACAGAGTGGCATCAGAGTAGGCCAGTTATCAGAACCAAATCAAACCAGTTTCATACTCGTAATCAAATTTAAAATCCTCCAATTTGAAATAAGCTTCCTTCAGTCCGACTGAAAAAGACATTAAATAGAGCTTTGAGCTCAAAGTCACTCTTAATTTGGGTATGAAACTGGCTGTATGTTTATAGAGCTAGGCCAATTATTTGCCAGATGCAGATAATCTTTGACTTGTACCTAGTCGTTAGTCGTTAGAATCCAAGTTCTCCAAAATCATCAGGTTACTGATGCAATACATGTTCTTCTTTTTCTGTAGTGCCTAGATAGACAAGCCTGAGCACACATTTCAATTACGATTATTTCAGCGGGTTTTTCAGCAGgcagttatttattttttttcaccttACATACCCTTCCTATGGAATAGTTCTTCCATATATAAATAATAGTGCTGTTGTCCAGAGAAAGGGAAATAAATAGTTTCAGGGCAAAATCTAGTTTTAGCCACTTTTTATGATATTTGCTTTCATCTGCCTCTTATTgttaaaattttcgattttcttttAAAAACGAGTTCgtatgaattctcttttccTCCTAAAACAGACAGAAGTTTTCCTTTTTGAgaggaagaattgaagattcaGATTACGCTGAAAAAGGTTCACTGAAATTTTTAAATACATCGAATCctaaaattgaaagaaatattcaaaatctgtGCACAGACGTAGAAATATGAAGTTTAACTCCAAGTTTTCATTGCGAGCCTTTGCCCGTTGATATTAGAACGAAAAGCACCCCAAGAATAACATTGTGGTCGTGTTGAAAAATAAGGTTATTCATGAAGAATGCGAAAAATGGAAGTCGAAAATAAGTGCcattgaaattcaaataacccGAATTAACTACAGAATATTCAACGCCTCTGGCGTCCATGATATCTAATCGATTTTTCTTTTCGAGTTAGGGTCCTTCCGCAAGATTTTTCTTACTTCCGCAGTTCCTGAAGACGATGCTGAAGGCTCTCAAGATTGCCTCCATTCAATCACAATTTTTCATCTTTCAACAAAGTTTGGGAGTTTCGAACAATAATCCAAGGAATTCGGGCATCTAATTTAGAACCCAATTCTTCTCCTTCAATGGTCTGGTTATCCAAATCTACTTTACGAGCATTCACAATTTGAATGTGAATAAAAAACATTACGCCCATTTGGTTTTCAGtgtatattattcaaattaCAAAAAGTTCCTTTTCCACGAGGTTGTATTGTATAAGTATGTACTATAAAAAGTATTTTATATTCTGAACATGTCTTACAGCAATCCAAGATTCAAACATTAATCACTGCACAACATTcatattttttagttttctatAATATTCACGACGATTTTTTATTTCAGGTTCCTGGCGATATGGTGGCCAATGAAATGTCAGATAACTAAGAGAAGAGCGAGGTTCATGATACTCCTGATTTGGTTCATAGCGCTCACAACAACCATACCATGGGCAATTTTTTTCGATCTCGTCGTCATCTTCAGCGATGCGCCAGATGTCCAACTCTGTATCGAAGTGTGGCCAGATGCAATGGATGGGGCCCTATATTTTCTTGTAGCAAACATGATGTTCTGCTATATATTGCCTATGATTCTGATCACCATGTGCTACGTCCTGATCTGGATAAAGGTGTGGAGGAGAGATATACCAACTGATACCAAAGACGCTCAAATGGAGAGGATGCAACAGAAATCGAAAGTTAAAGTTGTCAAGATGCTGGTAGTCGTTGTTATATTGTTTGTTGTGTCCTGGCTACCGCTATACGTAATTTTCGCTAGGATTAAGTTAGGGGGTGACATTGAACCTTGGGAAGAAGAAGTTTTACCAATCGCCACACCAATAGCGCAGTGGTTAGGCGCCTCCAACTCCTGTATCAATCCTATCCTATATGCCTTCTTCAACAAGAAATACAGACGAGGGTTCATTGCAATAATAAAGAGTAGAAAATGCTGTGGGAGGCTGAGATATTACGAGACTGTAGCCATGATGTCCTCCTCGACATCCATGAGAAAATCGTCCCATTTTTACAATAACAACTCCACCAAACGAATTCAAATGAACGAAAATAATGCGGTAGCCTATATTTTCAACGACACAGGGGTCTAGAGTCCTGGAAATGGACGCCCTTGCGGTGGATGGTTCAATTGTCGACAATTTATTGTCATTTTCTACCCGATTTAAATCGGGATTG includes the following:
- the LOC123315653 gene encoding neuropeptide SIFamide receptor-like, which encodes MGVLNASSEFGWSRIINWPLVESDDDFKDRNEVPPVDVNEIPIADTMLAPEYFGNYFDVVVAHTETSDIQKTIFEIKTNSATLVMNASLNTTESPFIPELMYRHSLAMTIVYCIAYFIVFAIGLVGNFFVIAVVFRSPRMRTVTNFFIVNLAVADILVIVFCLPATLMSNIFVPWVLGWWMCKTVPYIQGVSVAASVYSLIAVSLDRFLAIWWPMKCQITKRRARFMILLIWFIALTTTIPWAIFFDLVVIFSDAPDVQLCIEVWPDAMDGALYFLVANMMFCYILPMILITMCYVLIWIKVWRRDIPTDTKDAQMERMQQKSKVKVVKMLVVVVILFVVSWLPLYVIFARIKLGGDIEPWEEEVLPIATPIAQWLGASNSCINPILYAFFNKKYRRGFIAIIKSRKCCGRLRYYETVAMMSSSTSMRKSSHFYNNNSTKRIQMNENNAVAYIFNDTGV